A stretch of Candidatus Vicinibacter affinis DNA encodes these proteins:
- a CDS encoding SUMF1/EgtB/PvdO family nonheme iron enzyme: MRNLNLSLLVLLALFIASCGKKQQDGQLTGVLERPKWGGINPFGMVYVPSGTLTIGQNDQDFFNTNIQKAKTISISGFYMDDTEITNNEFRQFVYWVRDSLAHTALGHFQESEDGTSELIDWEQEIDWEDETLKDMNFQGADAFKGIVELDTRKFVYEWEWKDWQLAAHGKDLKRSSIIHKEKTNIYPDTLCWIRDYTYSYNEPFTRNYFSHPAFDDYPVVGINWKQARAFCYWRTMLWNTYKGEDQPNSEEFRLPTESEWEWAARGGKEIAMFPWGSYYLRNAKGCLLANFKPGRGNYPEDGGQYTVKADAYFPNEYGLYNMSGNVAEWTESAYYDNAYNFVHDMNPDIKYDAKPEDPEAYKRKVVRGGSWKDIGYYLQNGTRNWEFQDTSKSYVGFRTVLTFLGRSVNDF; the protein is encoded by the coding sequence ATGAGGAATTTGAATCTCTCTCTTTTAGTTTTGTTAGCTCTTTTTATAGCTTCATGCGGAAAAAAACAGCAAGACGGACAATTAACTGGTGTTCTAGAAAGACCAAAATGGGGTGGGATAAACCCCTTTGGTATGGTGTATGTTCCTTCCGGAACCTTGACCATTGGGCAGAATGACCAGGATTTTTTCAACACCAATATCCAAAAAGCAAAAACAATTTCAATTTCGGGCTTCTATATGGACGATACCGAAATCACCAACAACGAATTTCGTCAATTTGTGTATTGGGTAAGGGATTCCTTAGCCCATACTGCATTGGGACATTTTCAGGAGAGTGAGGATGGTACATCTGAATTGATTGACTGGGAACAGGAAATTGATTGGGAAGATGAAACCTTAAAAGATATGAATTTTCAGGGAGCTGACGCTTTTAAAGGCATAGTCGAATTAGATACCCGTAAGTTTGTTTACGAATGGGAATGGAAAGACTGGCAATTGGCAGCACATGGCAAAGACCTTAAGAGAAGCAGCATCATTCATAAAGAAAAAACCAACATTTATCCAGATACCTTGTGCTGGATCAGGGATTATACCTATTCTTACAATGAGCCTTTCACCAGAAATTATTTTTCTCATCCGGCATTTGACGATTATCCTGTTGTAGGAATCAATTGGAAACAAGCCAGGGCTTTCTGCTATTGGAGAACCATGCTTTGGAATACATATAAAGGTGAAGATCAGCCAAATTCTGAAGAATTCAGATTGCCAACAGAATCAGAGTGGGAATGGGCAGCAAGAGGGGGCAAAGAGATTGCAATGTTCCCTTGGGGATCTTATTATTTAAGAAATGCCAAAGGTTGCCTTTTAGCTAATTTCAAACCTGGTAGAGGAAATTACCCCGAGGATGGTGGACAATATACTGTAAAAGCGGATGCCTATTTTCCAAATGAATACGGATTGTACAATATGTCTGGAAACGTTGCAGAATGGACAGAAAGTGCATACTACGACAATGCCTATAATTTTGTACACGATATGAATCCTGATATTAAATACGATGCTAAACCTGAGGATCCTGAAGCCTATAAGAGAAAGGTGGTTCGTGGTGGTTCATGGAAAGATATAGGTTATTACCTTCAAAATGGAACTCGTAATTGGGAATTTCAAGATACCTCTAAATCCTATGTGGGTTTCCGTACTGTACTGACTTTCCTTGGCAGGTCCGTAAATGATTTCTAG
- a CDS encoding MBL fold metallo-hydrolase, producing MKITFLGTGTSQGIPIICCDCKVCNSKDPKDHRLRTSIYIQLDDQSILIDIGPDFRQQMLRNGFQRVDAVLLTHQHADHTAGIDDIRPIYFNQREEIPFYGEKLVLDDLKIRFGYIFGENDYPGIPEVGLHEIFAGQEFAIGNCKILPLRIWHGKLPIVSFKIGPLAYITDAKILEQEVINQLYGVDCLVINALRHKEHHSHLNLEECLDLIKQINPKRSYIIHLSHQMGLHSEIESTLPNQVFLAYDGLSLDLI from the coding sequence TTGAAAATTACCTTTCTCGGTACTGGCACTTCACAGGGAATCCCAATTATTTGTTGTGATTGTAAAGTGTGCAATTCAAAAGATCCTAAGGATCATAGGCTTAGAACTTCAATTTATATTCAACTTGACGACCAAAGTATTCTCATTGATATAGGCCCGGATTTTAGACAGCAAATGCTCAGGAATGGGTTTCAAAGGGTCGATGCTGTGTTGCTTACTCATCAACATGCTGACCATACAGCAGGAATTGACGACATCAGACCTATATATTTCAACCAAAGGGAAGAAATCCCTTTTTATGGAGAAAAACTGGTCCTTGATGATTTGAAGATCAGATTTGGATATATTTTCGGTGAAAATGACTATCCGGGTATTCCCGAGGTTGGGCTTCATGAAATTTTTGCCGGACAAGAATTTGCCATTGGGAATTGCAAAATTTTACCCTTGAGGATTTGGCATGGGAAACTGCCAATTGTTTCTTTTAAAATTGGCCCCCTCGCATACATTACGGATGCCAAAATTCTTGAACAGGAGGTGATTAATCAGCTATATGGGGTTGATTGTTTAGTAATCAATGCTCTAAGACACAAAGAGCATCATTCTCATTTGAATTTGGAAGAGTGTCTTGATTTAATAAAACAGATAAACCCAAAAAGGTCTTACATCATCCATTTATCTCATCAAATGGGCCTTCACAGTGAAATAGAATCAACCCTGCCAAATCAAGTTTTTTTGGCCTATGATGGATTAAGTCTCGATCTGATATGA
- a CDS encoding PorT family protein, whose amino-acid sequence MTSKIWWFLCTLLLVFGLTNKGLAQKEKRFYGGIKLGLNLSQIDGDSVLGFDKLAYTGGFFTGFHVGKTSEIQLEFLYSLRGSKYTKRDLRPIKYNLEYIEVPLIFGFKDWLIEDDQHRYYRIHFQGGLSFGRLFRSSSYNKWDEEFEKNDLSWLLGFNYYFNYNLALNCRYTSSFTPLYRYTINGEEIKMISYFISLGLNYRFN is encoded by the coding sequence ATGACAAGTAAAATTTGGTGGTTTTTATGTACTCTTTTGTTGGTATTTGGTCTCACAAATAAGGGGCTGGCGCAAAAAGAGAAAAGATTTTATGGGGGGATAAAACTGGGTTTAAACCTTAGTCAAATTGATGGTGACAGTGTTTTGGGGTTTGATAAATTGGCTTACACCGGTGGTTTTTTTACCGGTTTTCACGTCGGCAAAACCAGCGAGATTCAGCTTGAATTCCTCTACAGTCTAAGGGGGTCTAAATATACGAAAAGGGACCTGAGGCCCATTAAATATAATCTCGAATACATCGAAGTCCCCTTGATTTTTGGTTTCAAAGATTGGCTGATTGAAGATGACCAACACCGGTATTACAGAATCCATTTTCAGGGAGGCTTGTCATTTGGCAGGTTGTTTCGTTCCTCGAGTTATAATAAATGGGATGAAGAATTCGAAAAAAATGACCTCAGCTGGCTTTTAGGGTTTAATTATTATTTCAATTACAATTTGGCTTTAAACTGCCGATATACTTCATCCTTTACCCCACTCTACAGGTATACAATTAATGGGGAAGAAATTAAAATGATCAGTTATTTTATATCTTTGGGTCTGAATTATAGATTTAATTAA
- a CDS encoding type IX secretion system membrane protein PorP/SprF, translated as MRIVIHFVFLVIGSFMNAQQQAPSLGHYLDPYRMNLANCGLNSKYQASLSYRDQWTGIPGRPVTAMISLSGPIKQLQGAAGFALSHDQLGLHQSTQMLVSYNQVFPMEIILLSIGGGVGYEFGNWGGTAIRTPGGVYDQSGFDHKDPNLIIGSLNSNVISFQPAIYLQSNWFDWGADINLPVIQFNQPINSYYKKNYSLRSVFIKEFNVKKFNFYNHLFLISDLVELQTELMSRVVYNGNVFGGINFRGYKSESIDAIGLFFGFKLNQKIWLNYGIEWPVNELGDQISGLNQEFGLKYEWDSGYRDKRKPIIYNPRW; from the coding sequence ATGAGAATTGTAATTCATTTTGTATTTCTCGTTATAGGGAGCTTCATGAATGCTCAACAGCAAGCACCCTCTTTGGGCCATTATTTAGATCCATATCGGATGAATTTAGCCAACTGCGGTTTAAATAGCAAGTATCAGGCAAGTTTAAGTTATCGGGATCAATGGACCGGAATTCCCGGAAGGCCAGTGACTGCAATGATTAGTTTGAGTGGTCCAATAAAGCAATTGCAAGGTGCGGCTGGTTTTGCGCTCTCACATGACCAGCTAGGTCTGCACCAATCTACTCAAATGTTGGTTTCATACAACCAGGTTTTTCCAATGGAGATAATTCTCCTTTCAATTGGAGGGGGAGTTGGGTATGAATTTGGGAATTGGGGAGGAACTGCTATCAGAACCCCTGGAGGAGTCTACGATCAAAGTGGATTTGATCATAAAGATCCAAACTTAATAATTGGTTCATTGAATTCAAATGTTATATCCTTTCAACCTGCCATATATCTACAGTCGAACTGGTTTGATTGGGGTGCGGATATAAATCTTCCGGTAATTCAATTCAATCAACCTATTAATTCTTATTACAAAAAAAATTATTCACTGAGAAGTGTTTTTATAAAAGAATTTAATGTTAAAAAATTCAATTTTTACAATCATTTATTTCTTATTTCTGATCTTGTTGAACTTCAGACTGAATTGATGAGCCGTGTTGTTTATAATGGCAATGTTTTTGGTGGTATAAACTTTCGTGGCTACAAGTCAGAGTCTATAGATGCAATTGGGTTATTTTTTGGATTCAAACTCAATCAAAAAATTTGGCTCAATTATGGCATTGAATGGCCTGTAAACGAATTAGGCGACCAAATTTCTGGCCTAAATCAGGAATTTGGACTAAAATATGAATGGGATTCTGGGTACCGGGATAAACGTAAACCGATCATTTACAACCCCAGATGGTGA
- a CDS encoding thioredoxin domain-containing protein, with translation MNELLKAQSPYLLQHKDNPVHWKVWSPETLKLAIETNKPILVSVGYSTCHWCHVMAHESFEDADIAAIMNEFFICIKVDREERPDIDQYMMNAVQLLGVSGGWPLHVFLTPDLKPFYGGTYFPPIRKYGRISWPELLIAIHKAFIQKPKELELQGQKLVEALSPKLTTEKADFTEAGNSEKLLGDVAKIFGEVMDKEFGGFGFGQKFPNTQALEFLLKNQGLFDEWTAIKHIHLSLRKMCLGGMFDHLAGGFCRYTTDRAWKIPHFEKMGYDHALILQLLAKVHQNYHEHGYLFFIKKSLDFWEQEMKSSSGLFYAAMDADSDGEEGKFYVWTESEIQSCLGEDYNFVRPLLELVPMHEADKHVLCLNEETLVIGEKINLEKLLKIQAGLSTMNSLRNTRVRPSVDTKLILGWNALIVKTYCNLYICLVDKEVKLKALSLVDRIWERYKIGERELKFYRYLAGDQGVGLAFLEDLAYLLDALLSAHQISLNVVYLERIEEVLKLLNEEFIHPSGFYNIHSKNHLDSLGQGIELLDHSTPNPNAIIASVLWAMYQITELEEYQQRAKSMLHKALIQVEGSYFSSMSWIDLYQQINGNQILVKCKNVDSVYLYLKDQTATGYLVCEDKLLAEDELQFCSQQMCFPIAKGPKEIKDSWNQLITDIRK, from the coding sequence ATGAATGAACTTCTGAAAGCTCAATCCCCCTATCTTTTGCAACATAAAGATAATCCGGTGCATTGGAAAGTTTGGTCTCCTGAAACTTTAAAGTTGGCCATCGAAACCAATAAGCCAATTTTGGTGAGTGTTGGATACTCCACTTGTCACTGGTGCCATGTCATGGCCCACGAGTCGTTTGAAGATGCAGATATTGCAGCCATCATGAATGAGTTTTTTATCTGCATCAAGGTGGATCGTGAAGAGAGACCGGATATTGACCAATACATGATGAACGCAGTACAACTACTTGGTGTCTCAGGAGGTTGGCCCTTACATGTGTTTTTGACACCTGATCTGAAGCCATTCTATGGGGGGACTTATTTTCCCCCGATCAGAAAATACGGGAGAATCTCCTGGCCAGAACTTTTAATAGCCATTCATAAAGCATTTATTCAAAAACCAAAAGAACTTGAATTGCAGGGTCAAAAGTTGGTGGAAGCGCTTTCTCCTAAATTGACAACCGAAAAAGCTGATTTTACGGAAGCCGGCAATTCTGAAAAATTGTTAGGGGATGTTGCGAAAATCTTTGGTGAAGTTATGGATAAAGAATTTGGAGGGTTTGGCTTTGGACAGAAATTTCCCAACACACAAGCTTTGGAATTTCTTTTAAAAAACCAAGGTTTGTTCGATGAATGGACAGCCATTAAACACATTCATTTATCACTTAGAAAAATGTGTTTGGGAGGCATGTTTGATCATCTTGCTGGTGGATTTTGCAGATATACAACAGACAGAGCATGGAAAATTCCTCATTTTGAAAAGATGGGTTATGACCATGCGTTGATCTTACAATTATTGGCTAAAGTGCACCAAAACTATCATGAACATGGTTATTTATTTTTTATCAAGAAGAGCTTGGATTTTTGGGAACAAGAAATGAAATCTTCTTCCGGTCTCTTTTATGCAGCAATGGATGCAGACAGTGATGGAGAAGAAGGTAAATTTTATGTTTGGACTGAATCTGAAATTCAATCTTGCCTTGGTGAAGATTACAACTTTGTTAGGCCATTACTGGAACTTGTACCAATGCATGAGGCAGATAAGCATGTATTATGTTTAAATGAAGAGACCTTGGTAATTGGAGAAAAAATTAATCTTGAAAAGCTGCTCAAAATACAAGCCGGACTTTCTACAATGAATTCTCTTCGAAACACCCGAGTAAGGCCATCAGTTGACACAAAATTAATTCTTGGGTGGAATGCATTAATAGTCAAAACATATTGCAATTTATATATTTGTTTGGTTGACAAGGAGGTTAAGTTAAAGGCCTTATCCTTAGTAGATCGCATCTGGGAGCGCTATAAAATTGGGGAAAGGGAATTAAAATTTTACCGTTATTTGGCCGGAGACCAGGGAGTGGGACTTGCCTTTTTAGAGGACCTGGCTTACTTATTGGATGCTTTATTGAGCGCTCATCAAATTAGTCTTAATGTTGTCTACCTTGAAAGAATTGAAGAAGTTTTAAAACTCCTGAATGAAGAATTTATTCATCCATCCGGTTTTTACAATATTCATTCGAAAAATCATCTTGATAGTTTAGGTCAGGGGATTGAATTATTAGACCATTCCACCCCAAATCCAAATGCAATAATTGCCTCCGTATTATGGGCAATGTACCAGATCACTGAGTTGGAGGAATATCAACAACGTGCCAAATCTATGCTGCATAAAGCTTTAATTCAGGTGGAAGGATCTTATTTCTCTTCAATGAGTTGGATTGATCTTTACCAACAAATTAATGGAAACCAAATATTGGTGAAATGCAAGAATGTGGATTCTGTGTACCTTTACCTAAAGGACCAAACTGCAACAGGATATTTGGTGTGTGAAGATAAATTATTGGCTGAGGATGAGTTACAATTTTGCAGCCAACAGATGTGTTTTCCTATAGCAAAAGGCCCCAAAGAAATTAAGGATTCATGGAATCAATTAATAACTGACATTAGAAAATGA
- a CDS encoding gliding motility protein GldL, with translation MSFIKSNTFKYAKNFLIGVGASVVMIGALFKILSLEGADIMITVGLVTEAILFLMLGILPPEKDYYWEKLYPGLDDYASRINPLTDGPTKGGVRPLNGEAVENQLGGMLGELQSMSKSLGSLKALQEVDFSKTGDQIKSMGNFYSKMNEAMSELGASLDDTKKYKDQVAALNKNLTSLNSVYGNILGAYKTMGGNQ, from the coding sequence ATGTCCTTCATCAAATCAAACACTTTCAAATACGCAAAGAATTTTTTAATCGGCGTGGGTGCGTCCGTTGTTATGATCGGTGCGCTTTTCAAAATCCTTTCCTTGGAAGGTGCTGATATTATGATCACTGTAGGTCTCGTTACTGAAGCAATTTTGTTCTTGATGCTAGGTATACTTCCTCCAGAAAAAGATTACTACTGGGAAAAATTATACCCAGGATTGGATGATTATGCTTCAAGAATTAATCCATTGACTGATGGACCAACCAAAGGTGGAGTTAGGCCATTGAATGGAGAAGCAGTTGAAAATCAATTAGGTGGAATGCTTGGTGAATTGCAAAGCATGTCTAAAAGCTTAGGTTCACTTAAAGCCCTACAGGAAGTTGATTTCAGCAAGACTGGGGATCAAATCAAAAGCATGGGTAATTTTTATTCAAAAATGAATGAAGCCATGTCTGAATTAGGAGCTTCTTTAGATGATACAAAGAAATACAAAGATCAGGTTGCAGCATTGAACAAGAACCTTACAAGTCTTAATTCTGTGTACGGTAATATTCTTGGTGCTTACAAGACCATGGGTGGAAACCAATAA
- the rffA gene encoding dTDP-4-amino-4,6-dideoxygalactose transaminase translates to MIYHDLESISLSKPYRASNELTYLKESLDSGHVSSLGVFSQKCESWFEQHLSCSRALMTHSCTAALEMVALLIETQPGDEIILPSFTFVSTANAFALRGASLKFADSLPNHPNVDPASIISLISSRTKAIVVVHYAGMAIDMDSLLVICREKNIFLIEDAAQGMHSHYKNKPVGTIGDFATFSFHETKPISCGEGGMLIINRPEYIPLAEKILEKGTNKIEFKRGGVQSYEWNCLGSSFAASQLQAAVLLAQLEEVDMIFEIRKSKWQIYDRELKIENFSFRLPQSFDFSSYNTSVFYLEILKPSLRNILIRKFNEKGIQATFHYKCLHTSPFGKQWNKEELPNAKYWEENIIRLPLHTDLSDLEVVKIIGILNEFLSESE, encoded by the coding sequence ATGATTTATCATGACTTGGAAAGTATTTCATTGAGTAAACCATATCGTGCCTCTAATGAATTAACTTATCTAAAAGAGTCATTGGATTCTGGACATGTTTCCTCATTGGGCGTATTTTCTCAAAAGTGCGAATCCTGGTTTGAACAACACTTGAGTTGCAGCAGAGCTTTAATGACTCATTCCTGCACTGCAGCTTTGGAAATGGTTGCGCTTTTGATCGAAACACAACCTGGGGATGAAATCATTCTCCCATCGTTTACTTTTGTTTCAACTGCAAATGCATTTGCTTTGAGAGGTGCAAGCCTAAAGTTTGCAGACAGTTTACCTAACCATCCAAACGTTGATCCTGCGTCAATCATATCTCTTATATCTTCCAGGACAAAAGCAATTGTTGTAGTTCATTATGCGGGCATGGCAATTGATATGGATTCCTTATTGGTTATTTGTAGAGAAAAGAATATTTTTCTAATCGAAGATGCTGCACAAGGGATGCATTCTCACTACAAAAATAAGCCTGTTGGAACGATTGGTGATTTTGCAACATTTTCATTTCATGAAACAAAACCAATTTCCTGTGGAGAAGGAGGTATGCTCATCATTAATAGACCCGAGTATATTCCTTTGGCTGAAAAGATCCTTGAAAAAGGTACCAATAAAATTGAGTTCAAAAGAGGAGGGGTGCAATCTTATGAATGGAATTGTTTGGGTTCGTCTTTTGCTGCATCTCAACTTCAAGCAGCTGTACTATTAGCACAATTGGAAGAAGTAGACATGATATTTGAAATTCGAAAAAGTAAATGGCAGATTTATGACCGTGAACTAAAAATAGAAAATTTTTCATTTCGGCTTCCTCAATCATTTGATTTCTCAAGCTACAACACTTCAGTTTTTTACCTTGAAATTCTCAAACCCTCCCTCAGAAATATCTTGATCCGAAAATTCAATGAAAAAGGAATACAAGCAACCTTTCACTATAAATGTCTTCATACAAGCCCATTTGGAAAGCAATGGAATAAAGAGGAATTACCAAATGCCAAATACTGGGAAGAGAATATTATTAGACTTCCCCTACATACTGATTTGTCTGACTTGGAAGTTGTAAAAATTATAGGAATTCTAAATGAATTTCTTTCAGAATCTGAATGA
- a CDS encoding polysaccharide biosynthesis C-terminal domain-containing protein: protein MAIGIFSTLFIYPKNLELYGLYGFLTNTASLFTPFITLGFGAVLIRYSPFFNQTRDQKSGFFYFILGGYMLGMMIFVLLFLIIKPWYISQVVDPTGTIAKYATFLLPLTLLYVLFDLMGICSVNKKQIAIPALLQNLMKIILPLIFILCIKEYLTVSQFILCILVYYFGITLFIFFKLRKQNSGFFSFNLEIFKTPLRREMFNFAVFNIIGGVSAVLALRIDTLMISSFLNAEETGKFVLASFICNAVYIPALSLTEILNPFISEASKADDHSVLKQYYKKSVINMLIPTLWLGVCLWACMDDLTSIMPNPQKMQGIKYCVGLLLLARVVDASTGINHHIFNYSKHYRLETILLIILATMNIGFNFFFIPTFGILGAAMGTLISVSIYNISKSIMIIHFLKLNPFDLQWLKIILFGLIITIFVSVIDWHMSAYFSILAKSISISILFTWGIWQFNLSWELRDFAHRIIAKFLS, encoded by the coding sequence GTGGCAATTGGAATTTTTAGTACTCTTTTTATCTACCCAAAAAATCTTGAATTGTATGGGCTTTACGGATTTCTCACAAATACAGCTTCTTTATTTACACCGTTCATTACTTTAGGATTTGGGGCAGTGCTAATCAGATATTCGCCTTTTTTCAACCAAACAAGAGATCAAAAATCCGGCTTTTTCTATTTCATATTAGGTGGCTATATGCTCGGAATGATGATTTTTGTTTTACTATTCCTTATTATAAAACCTTGGTACATCAGTCAGGTTGTAGACCCAACAGGCACGATTGCCAAATATGCCACTTTTCTATTACCCTTAACTCTTCTTTATGTATTGTTTGATCTGATGGGAATTTGTTCTGTGAATAAAAAACAGATTGCAATCCCTGCATTACTTCAGAATCTGATGAAAATAATATTACCTCTTATTTTCATACTTTGTATAAAAGAATACTTGACTGTTTCACAGTTTATTTTGTGTATATTGGTCTACTACTTTGGAATTACTTTATTTATTTTTTTTAAATTGAGAAAACAAAATTCTGGATTCTTTTCATTTAACTTAGAAATCTTCAAAACCCCGCTTAGACGGGAAATGTTCAACTTTGCTGTATTCAATATTATAGGAGGTGTCAGCGCGGTTCTTGCTTTAAGAATTGACACACTAATGATTTCGAGTTTCTTAAATGCGGAAGAAACGGGCAAATTTGTTCTGGCATCCTTTATTTGCAATGCAGTATACATTCCTGCATTATCATTAACCGAAATTCTCAATCCATTTATTTCTGAAGCTTCTAAAGCAGATGATCATTCGGTGCTCAAACAATATTATAAAAAGTCGGTTATTAACATGCTCATTCCAACATTGTGGCTTGGGGTGTGCTTATGGGCTTGCATGGATGATCTTACCAGCATCATGCCCAATCCGCAAAAAATGCAGGGAATTAAGTATTGCGTTGGCCTGTTACTTTTGGCAAGAGTGGTAGATGCTTCCACGGGTATCAATCATCATATTTTTAACTATTCGAAACATTATAGGTTAGAAACTATTTTACTGATCATTTTAGCAACAATGAACATAGGTTTCAATTTCTTCTTCATACCAACATTTGGAATTTTAGGTGCAGCGATGGGTACTCTAATCTCTGTGTCAATTTATAACATTTCAAAATCCATCATGATCATTCATTTTTTGAAATTAAATCCTTTTGATCTTCAATGGTTGAAAATCATTCTTTTTGGCCTTATAATAACCATTTTTGTTTCTGTAATTGATTGGCACATGTCAGCCTATTTTTCAATTTTGGCAAAAAGTATTTCTATCAGCATTCTTTTTACTTGGGGAATTTGGCAATTTAATCTTTCATGGGAACTAAGAGATTTTGCTCATCGGATAATAGCTAAATTCCTTTCCTGA
- a CDS encoding metal ABC transporter permease — protein sequence MQSILEPIQQFFLLESGIRALIASVLVGGLCGLLGSFIVLRNMSLIGDALSHAILPGIVVAFVFFGYSTSAFFGGSVLAGIAAALMITWLQRSIRIKNDAAIGIIFTFMFSIGVIGISWLSHHDGVHLDLKDFLFGNILAVQNEDVWMTLGMCVLVTGAILVFYRAMFTTTFQADLASTLGYNQDMIHYLIMLLLSLSVVASLRSVGVILVVAMLITPASAALLISDRLPKVLATSSILGMIAALTGLLLSISLDTPPGPSMAVVTTLIYVVVMLFAPQRGLIIRWRIRRQQQMRVVVEDILKQLIRIENNLPIPYQKLEDAMVHERPLLIKWIKKMAQLKLVEFDSEKIQLTEIGKQKANQLVRAHRLWETFLVEELGLKPDQIHEEAERFEHHLSEEEINDVDRTLGYPETDPHGSPIPR from the coding sequence ATGCAATCAATTTTAGAGCCCATACAACAATTTTTCCTGCTTGAATCAGGTATAAGAGCCCTTATTGCTTCTGTTTTAGTTGGAGGTCTTTGCGGTTTGTTGGGAAGTTTTATTGTCCTACGAAATATGTCACTAATAGGCGATGCTCTTTCCCATGCTATTCTTCCGGGCATTGTGGTAGCCTTTGTATTTTTTGGATACTCTACTTCGGCCTTTTTTGGAGGATCTGTGCTGGCTGGAATAGCTGCTGCATTAATGATCACCTGGCTGCAAAGGTCCATTAGAATCAAAAATGATGCTGCCATCGGAATTATTTTCACTTTCATGTTTTCGATCGGAGTGATTGGAATAAGTTGGTTAAGCCATCATGATGGAGTGCATCTTGATCTTAAAGATTTTTTGTTTGGTAATATTCTGGCCGTTCAGAATGAAGATGTCTGGATGACTTTGGGTATGTGTGTACTGGTAACCGGCGCCATACTTGTATTTTACCGAGCTATGTTTACCACTACGTTTCAGGCTGATTTAGCTTCAACCTTAGGGTACAATCAAGACATGATTCATTACTTGATCATGTTGTTGCTTTCATTATCAGTGGTAGCATCCTTAAGAAGTGTCGGAGTTATATTAGTGGTAGCCATGCTTATAACCCCTGCATCGGCTGCATTGTTGATTTCTGACCGTCTGCCTAAAGTATTGGCAACTTCCTCCATTCTAGGCATGATTGCTGCCTTAACCGGGCTGTTGCTAAGCATTTCTTTGGATACTCCTCCAGGTCCTTCCATGGCAGTAGTGACCACTTTAATTTATGTTGTAGTTATGCTGTTTGCCCCGCAAAGAGGTTTAATAATAAGATGGCGAATTCGCAGACAACAGCAAATGAGAGTGGTAGTGGAAGACATTCTTAAACAGTTAATCAGAATTGAAAACAACCTTCCAATCCCCTACCAAAAATTAGAAGATGCAATGGTTCATGAGCGACCATTGCTTATCAAGTGGATTAAAAAAATGGCCCAGTTAAAGTTAGTTGAATTTGATTCAGAAAAAATACAATTGACGGAAATTGGCAAGCAAAAAGCAAACCAATTGGTTCGTGCCCACAGGCTCTGGGAAACTTTTCTGGTGGAAGAGTTAGGATTAAAACCCGATCAGATTCACGAAGAGGCGGAAAGATTTGAGCATCATTTGTCTGAAGAAGAAATAAATGATGTAGATAGGACACTTGGATATCCAGAAACAGATCCACACGGCTCTCCAATTCCCCGATAA